One region of Quercus lobata isolate SW786 chromosome 2, ValleyOak3.0 Primary Assembly, whole genome shotgun sequence genomic DNA includes:
- the LOC115971176 gene encoding uncharacterized protein LOC115971176 encodes YIHFSLTFLSSLLHLYLLIPYITKAYLFVQCIKPISDSHIWHRSEISKPVSIIYIFILITTLKIAVSQPPEPDCSLDLKKFLALNYSDPEGEDWGGFLNRNSCGLTFDAYLYALGMQANQTGQIYINSSEQIICLDSMNSVQDDIFGCGIEKLTRGAGGCSDFSVEDVTSKMGDDLRRLNENCELVNSDGEFEQSCSSCGRTWENISGSDSTSTYADSKNEVDICRFAVLVSLTASGLEDENHVLALYRCLGAQKITGK; translated from the coding sequence TATATCCACTTTTCACTCACTTTTTTGTCTTCACTTCTCCATTTATATTTGCTTATTCCCTACATTACAAAAGCCTACTTGTTTGTTCAATGCATAAAACCGATTTCAGATTCTCACATATGGCATAGGAGTGAGATTTCAAAGCCAGTCTCCATTATCTACATATTCATTCTGATCACCACACTCAAAATTGCAGTTTCTCAGCCTCCTGAGCCAGACTGCAGCcttgacttaaaaaaatttctggccTTAAATTATTCAGATCCTGAAGGAGAAGATTGGGGTGGATTTTTAAACAGAAATAGTTGTGGGTTAACATTTGATGCTTACCTTTATGCACTGGGAATGCAGGCAAATCAAACaggacaaatatatataaattccaGTGAACAAATAATTTGTCTGGATTCAATGAATAGTGTTCAAGATGATATTTTTGGTTGTGGTATTGAGAAGCTAACTCGAGGAGCTGGTGGCTGCTCTGACTTCTCTGTTGAAGATGTCACTAGTAAGATGGGAGATGATTTGAGGAGATTGAATGAGAATTGTGAACTTGTGAACTCTGATGGAGAATTTGAGCAGTCATGCAGTTCTTGTGGGAGGACTTGGGAAAACATAAGTGGAAGTGATTCAACATCTACCTATGCTGACTCCAAGAATGAAGTAGATATCTGTAGGTTTGCAGTGCTAGTGTCCTTAACAGCTAGTGGACTTGAAGATGAGAATCATGTCCTTGCACTTTATAGATGCCTTGGGGCACAAAAGATTACTGGTAAGTAG
- the LOC115976688 gene encoding cyclic nucleotide-gated ion channel 18-like translates to MNKIISNSTSKFRHFRRHSTTAAATDEPSNHYILWQYQILDPDSDIVAYWNQIFLVTSLIALFIDPLYFYLPSVSGPACLSTDTSLSIAVTLFRSITDLFYLLHMIMKFRTAFVAPSSRVFGRGELVMDAREIAVRYLKSDFIIDLAATLPIPQIIIWIVIPGTRNSRADHANNTLALFVLIQYIPRLFLIFPLNQRIIKTTGVVARTAWAGAAYNLLLYMLASHVLGAVWYLSSIGRQFSCWNAECAKESRILSCLPSYLDCNSLQQSERQYWLNITHVLSNCDPKNEDINFKFGMFAAAFTNDVASSRFIEKYLYCLWWGLRNLSSYGQTLETTTYLGETIFCIVLCIFGLVLFAFFIGNMQTYLQSMTVRLEEWRIKKKDTEEWMRHRQLPPVLQERVLRFVEYKWFATRGVNEESILRSLPLDLRREIQRHLCLALVRRVLFFSQMDDQLLDAICERLVSSLNTQGTYIVREGDPVNEMLFIIRGQLESSTTDGGRSGFFNSITLRPGDFCGEELLTWALMPTSSLNLPSSTRTVRALTEVEAFALQAEDLKFVASQFKRLHSKRIQHAFRYYSHQWRTWGACLIQAAWRRYWKKKEAKELARQESFYYMSIYDQDDNYNDELADGNYEDESGQRPSGDNASNAQHLGVTLLASKFAANTRRGANKKVLGGDPASTSLKMPQLFKPVEPDFSVDREDV, encoded by the exons ATGAATAAAATAATCTCCAATTCAACCTCAAAGTTCCGCCATTTCCGGCGCCACTCCACCACCGCCGCCGCCACAGACGAACCTTCAAACCACTACATCTTATGGCAATACCAAATCCTCGACCCAGACAGCGACATCGTCGCCTACTGGAACCAAATCTTCCTCGTCACCTCCCTCATTGCTCTCTTCATCGACCCTCTCTACTTCTACCTCCCCTCCGTCAGCGGCCCCGCCTGCCTCTCCACCGACACCAGCTTGAGCATCGCCGTCACGCTCTTTCGCTCCATCACAGATCTCTTCTACCTCCTCCACATGATCATGAAGTTCAGGACCGCTTTTGTCGCCCCTAGTTCCAGGGTTTTCGGCCGCGGCGAGCTCGTCATGGACGCTCGAGAGATCGCCGTTCGGTACTTGAAGTCCGATTTCATCATTGATCTTGCCGCCACGCTCCCTATACCACAG ATTATCATCTGGATAGTAATTCCAGGAACAAGAAACTCCCGAGCTGATCATGCCAACAACACTCTCGCTCTTTTTGTTCTTATACAATATATTCCGAGACTATTTCTCATCTTCCCTTTGAATCAGCGTATTATTAAAACGACAGGGGTTGTTGCCAGGACTGCTTGGGCAGGAGCTGCATACAATCTTCTTCTTTACATGCTAGCCAGTCAT GTATTGGGAGCTGTATGGTATCTATCATCTATAGGGAGGCAGTTCTCCTGCTGGAATGCCGAGTGTGCCAAGGAGTCACGAATTCTGAGTTGTCTCCCTAGTTATTTAGATTGTAATAGTTTGCAACAATCTGAACGACAATACTGGCTGAACATCACTCATGTTCTTTCTAATTGTGATCCAAAGAACGAAGACATCAATTTTAAGTTTGGAATGTTTGCAGCTGCTTTTACTAATGACGTTGCTTCCTCACGTTTTATTGAGAAGTACTTATATTGTCTTTGGTGGGGTTTGAGAAATCTAAG TTCATATGGACAGACTTTGGAGACAACCACATATCTTGGCGAGACAATATTTTGCATTGTTTTATGCATCTTTGGTTTAGTTCTGTTCGCATTTTTTATTGGCAACATGCAG ACTTATTTGCAATCGATGACAGTACGACTTGAAGAATGGaggattaagaaaaaagatacaGAGGAGTGGATGAGGCATCGCCAGTTACCTCCAGTTCTGCAAGAACGTGTTCTTCGGTTTGTTGAATACAAATGGTTTGCCACAAGAGGAGTTAATGAAGAATCCATATTGCGTTCATTACCCTTGGACCTTCGTCGTGAAATTCAACGGCATTTATGTCTTGCACTCGTTCGTCGT GTCCTATTCTTCTCACAAATGGATGACCAGCTTCTTGATGCCATATGTGAACGCCTTGTGTCATCACTGAACACCCAAGGCACCTACATTGTTCGAGAGGGTGATCCAGTAAATGAGATGCTGTTTATCATTAGGGGACAATTGGAGAGCTCCACAACTGATGGAGGAAGGTCCGGGTTCTTCAACTCTATCACCCTTAGACCTGGTGACTTCTGTGGTGAGGAATTATTGACATGGGCATTAATGCCAACCTCTAGTCTAAACCTGCCTTCTTCAACTCGGACTGTTAGAGCCCTTACTGAAGTCGAAGCTTTTGCACTTCAAGCCGAGGACCTTAAGTTTGTTGCAAGTCAGTTCAAGCGCCTTCACAGCAAGAGAATTCAGCATGCATTCAGGTACTACTCCCACCAATGGAGGACATGGGGTGCTTGCTTAATACAAGCAGCTTGGAGAAGATATTGGAAGAAAAAGGAGGCAAAGGAATTGGCTAGACAGGAGAGCTTCTACTATATGTCAATTTATGACCAAGATGATAACTACAATGATGAGCTAGCAGATGGGAATTATGAGGATGAGAGTGGACAGAGACCATCAGGGGACAATGCAAGTAATGCTCAACATCTTGGGGTCACACTCCTGGCCTCAAAGTTTGCTGCAAATACAAGAAGAGGGGCTAACAAGAAAGTTCTGGGGGGTGATCCTGCTTCTACTAGCTTAAAGATGCCCCAATTATTTAAGCCTGTTGAACCTGATTTCTCTGTAGATCGAGAGGATGTTTAG
- the LOC115976689 gene encoding aldehyde dehydrogenase family 2 member B4, mitochondrial-like isoform X2, with product MATRSLSSILSISSTSSLRSLGRYFSWGRAINRFSTSVAIEEPIRPTVQIDYTQLLINGQFVDAASGKTFPTLDPRTGEVIAHVAEGDTEDVNRAVSAARKAFDEGPWPKMTPYERSCIIYRFADLLEKHRNEVAALETWDNGKPYEQAANVEIPLVIRTFRYYADKIHGLTVPADGPYHVQTLHEPIGVAGQLVPWNFPLLIYCWKVGPALACGNTMVLKTAELTPLSALYVSKLFLEAGLPPGVLNVISGFGPTAGAALSSHMDVDKLDFTGSTETGKIVLGLASKSNLKKVTLELGGKSPIIVCEDADIDLAVEHAHSAVFFNQGQCCCAGSRTFVHESVYNEFIEKAKARALKRVVGDPFKKGVEQGPQINGEQFKKILNYIRSGIESGATLEFGGERVGSKGYYIQPTVFSNVEDNMLIAKEEIFGPVQSILKFKTLDEVIRRANTTQFGLAAGVFTKNIDTANTLTRALRVGTVWINCYFVFDAAIPFGGNKMSGNGREKGMYGLSNYLQVKAVVTPLKNPAWL from the exons ATGGCCACTCGAAGCCTCTCCTCTATACTTTCAATTTCTTCTACTAGTTCTCTACGATCTTTGG GTCGTTACTTTAGCTGGGGAAGAGCCATTAATAGGTTTAGTACCTCTGTTGCTATTGAGGAACCAATAAGACCAACTGTTCAAATAGATTATACTCAACTTCTCATCAATGGACAATTTGTTGATGCTGCATCAG GAAAAACTTTTCCGACACTGGATCCTAGGACAGGAGAAGTGATTGCCCATGTTGCTGAAGGTGACACTGAAGATGTAAACCGTGCTGTCTCAGCTGCCCGCAAGGCATTTGATGAGGGACCATGGCCAAAGATGACTCcttat GAAAGATCATGTATAATATATCGTTTTGCTGATTTACTGGAAAAGCACAGAAATGAAGTTGCAGCACTTGAAACTTGGGATAATGGGAAGCCATATGAACAGGCTGCCAATGTTGAAATACCATTGGTGATACGAACATTTCGATATTATGCTG ATAAAATTCATGGTCTCACAGTTCCAGCTGATGGACCTTACCACGTCCAGACCCTGCACGAACCCATTGGTGTTGCAGGGCAGCTTGTTCCATGGAATTTTCCTCTTCTAATATATTGTTGGAAGGTTGGGCCTGCTTTAGCTTGTGGTAACACAATGGTACTGAAGACTGCAGAGCTAACACCATTGTCTGCTCTTTATGTGTCAAAGCTATTCCTTGAG GCTGGACTTCCTCCTGGTGTTCTTAATGTGATCTCTGGCTTTGGTCCAACTGCTGGTGCAGCACTTAGTAGTCATATGGATGTTGACAAG CTTGATTTCACTGGGTCAACCGAAACTGGAAAGATAGTACTTGGACTGGCTTCAAAAAGCAATCTTAAGAAGGTGACTTTAGAGCTTGGAGGAAAATCTCCTATTATTGTGTGTGAGGATGCTGACATTGATTTGGCTGTTGAGCATGCACATTCTGCTGTGTTCTTTAATCAG GGCCAATGTTGCTGTGCTGGATCTCGCACATTTGTACATGAAAGCGTATACAATGAATTCATAGAGAAAGCAAAAGCACGTGCATTGAAACGTGTAGTTGGAGATCCTTTCAAGAAGGGGGTTGAACAAGGTCCTCAG ATTAATGGTGAGCAATTCAAAAAGATCCTCAACTACATAAGATCAGGCATTGAAAGTGGTGCTACACTTGAATTTGGAGGTGAAAGAGTTGGCTCCAAGGGCTATTATATTCAACCCACTGTTTTCTCAAATGTTGAG GACAACATGTTGATAGCAAAGGAAGAGATCTTTGGCCCAGTACAGTCCATCTTAAAATTCAA GACTCTTGATGAAGTGATACGAAGGGCGAATACAACTCAATTTGGGTTGGCTGCTGGAGTTTTTACTAAGAACATAGACACTGCCAACACCTTGACTCGTGCTTTGCGTGTTGGGACAGTATGGATAAACTGTTATTTCGTTTTTGATGCTGCAATACCTTTTGGTGGGAACAAGATGAGTGGCAATGGGAGAGAAAAAGGGATGTATGGCCTTAGCAACTACTTGCAAGTTAAGGCCGTTGTTACTCCCCTGAAGAATCCAGCGTGGCTGTAA
- the LOC115976689 gene encoding aldehyde dehydrogenase family 2 member B7, mitochondrial-like isoform X1, producing the protein MATRSLSSILSISSTSSLRSLGRYFSWGRAINRFSTSVAIEEPIRPTVQIDYTQLLINGQFVDAASGKTFPTLDPRTGEVIAHVAEGDTEDVNRAVSAARKAFDEGPWPKMTPYERSCIIYRFADLLEKHRNEVAALETWDNGKPYEQAANVEIPLVIRTFRYYAGWADKIHGLTVPADGPYHVQTLHEPIGVAGQLVPWNFPLLIYCWKVGPALACGNTMVLKTAELTPLSALYVSKLFLEAGLPPGVLNVISGFGPTAGAALSSHMDVDKLDFTGSTETGKIVLGLASKSNLKKVTLELGGKSPIIVCEDADIDLAVEHAHSAVFFNQGQCCCAGSRTFVHESVYNEFIEKAKARALKRVVGDPFKKGVEQGPQINGEQFKKILNYIRSGIESGATLEFGGERVGSKGYYIQPTVFSNVEDNMLIAKEEIFGPVQSILKFKTLDEVIRRANTTQFGLAAGVFTKNIDTANTLTRALRVGTVWINCYFVFDAAIPFGGNKMSGNGREKGMYGLSNYLQVKAVVTPLKNPAWL; encoded by the exons ATGGCCACTCGAAGCCTCTCCTCTATACTTTCAATTTCTTCTACTAGTTCTCTACGATCTTTGG GTCGTTACTTTAGCTGGGGAAGAGCCATTAATAGGTTTAGTACCTCTGTTGCTATTGAGGAACCAATAAGACCAACTGTTCAAATAGATTATACTCAACTTCTCATCAATGGACAATTTGTTGATGCTGCATCAG GAAAAACTTTTCCGACACTGGATCCTAGGACAGGAGAAGTGATTGCCCATGTTGCTGAAGGTGACACTGAAGATGTAAACCGTGCTGTCTCAGCTGCCCGCAAGGCATTTGATGAGGGACCATGGCCAAAGATGACTCcttat GAAAGATCATGTATAATATATCGTTTTGCTGATTTACTGGAAAAGCACAGAAATGAAGTTGCAGCACTTGAAACTTGGGATAATGGGAAGCCATATGAACAGGCTGCCAATGTTGAAATACCATTGGTGATACGAACATTTCGATATTATGCTG GTTGGGCAGATAAAATTCATGGTCTCACAGTTCCAGCTGATGGACCTTACCACGTCCAGACCCTGCACGAACCCATTGGTGTTGCAGGGCAGCTTGTTCCATGGAATTTTCCTCTTCTAATATATTGTTGGAAGGTTGGGCCTGCTTTAGCTTGTGGTAACACAATGGTACTGAAGACTGCAGAGCTAACACCATTGTCTGCTCTTTATGTGTCAAAGCTATTCCTTGAG GCTGGACTTCCTCCTGGTGTTCTTAATGTGATCTCTGGCTTTGGTCCAACTGCTGGTGCAGCACTTAGTAGTCATATGGATGTTGACAAG CTTGATTTCACTGGGTCAACCGAAACTGGAAAGATAGTACTTGGACTGGCTTCAAAAAGCAATCTTAAGAAGGTGACTTTAGAGCTTGGAGGAAAATCTCCTATTATTGTGTGTGAGGATGCTGACATTGATTTGGCTGTTGAGCATGCACATTCTGCTGTGTTCTTTAATCAG GGCCAATGTTGCTGTGCTGGATCTCGCACATTTGTACATGAAAGCGTATACAATGAATTCATAGAGAAAGCAAAAGCACGTGCATTGAAACGTGTAGTTGGAGATCCTTTCAAGAAGGGGGTTGAACAAGGTCCTCAG ATTAATGGTGAGCAATTCAAAAAGATCCTCAACTACATAAGATCAGGCATTGAAAGTGGTGCTACACTTGAATTTGGAGGTGAAAGAGTTGGCTCCAAGGGCTATTATATTCAACCCACTGTTTTCTCAAATGTTGAG GACAACATGTTGATAGCAAAGGAAGAGATCTTTGGCCCAGTACAGTCCATCTTAAAATTCAA GACTCTTGATGAAGTGATACGAAGGGCGAATACAACTCAATTTGGGTTGGCTGCTGGAGTTTTTACTAAGAACATAGACACTGCCAACACCTTGACTCGTGCTTTGCGTGTTGGGACAGTATGGATAAACTGTTATTTCGTTTTTGATGCTGCAATACCTTTTGGTGGGAACAAGATGAGTGGCAATGGGAGAGAAAAAGGGATGTATGGCCTTAGCAACTACTTGCAAGTTAAGGCCGTTGTTACTCCCCTGAAGAATCCAGCGTGGCTGTAA
- the LOC115971184 gene encoding probable receptor-like protein kinase At5g18500, translating into MELGVWILVGFGSIVGIVVTVAIASNILTKRSPKATPVPKKDAFKDMFPQKLACPKVPIKEEYSATDNLSELNFIGEGTAGMVYKGILSNNQHVAIKHIIDDGKIQSFVREVTSLSHVRHPNLVALMGCCVMEDECFLVYEFCPNGNLSEWLFGKDKVLTWIQRLEVAIDSARGLWFLHTYPEGCIVHRDIKPTNILLGANFEAKLSDFGLSKVIDMGESYVSSEVRGTYGYVDPEYQSNHRVNSSADVYSFGMVILQIVSGKKVINLNLKKPMPLSKMARVHSRSGRFAEFSDPKLDGEYSTEAFDLTLKLALSCTSLKKERPSMEQVVERLKETLEISTRAKAGAPQTTPEQSFTS; encoded by the exons ATGGAATTAGGTGTATGGATCCTAGTCGGATTTGGAAGCATTGTCGGCATTGTGGTGACAGTAGCTATTGCTAGTAACATCTTGACAAAAAGAAGTCCCAAAGCAACCCCAGTACCAAAAAAAGATG CATTTAAAGATATGTTTCCACAAAAGCTTGCTTGTCCAAAAGTTCCTATCAAGGAGGAATATTCAGCAACAGATAATCTGAGTGAACTAAATTTCATTGGGGAAGGAACTGCTG GTATGGTGTATAAAGGCATACTATCAAATAACCAGCATGTTGCCATCAAGCACATAATCGATGATGGGAAAATCCAATCTTTTGTCAGGGAAGTTACAAGCTTATCACATGTCAGACACCCAAACCTTGTTGCACTGATGGGCTGTTGTGTAATGGAAGATGAGTGCTTCCTTGTCTATGAGTTCTGCCCCAATGGAAACCTCTCAGAGTGGCTTTTTG GGAAAGATAAGGTCCTGACCTGGATCCAAAGGCTTGAGGTTGCGATTGATAGTGCTAGAGGTCTTTGGTTTCTTCACACATATCCAGAAGGCTGCATTGTACACCGTGATATCAAG CCAACAAACATTCTTCTGGGGGCAAACTTTGAAGCCAAGCTCTCAGACTTTGGATTGTCTAAGGTCATTGACATGGGTGAGAGCTATGTAAGTTCAGAAGTTAGAGGAACTTATGGATATGTTGATCCTGAGTACCAAAGCAACCACCGAGTAAATTCATCTGCTGATGTATACAGCTTTGGTATGGTAATTCTACAGATTGTCTCCGGAAAGAAAGTTATTAATTTGAATCTGAAGAAGCCAATGCCATTGAGTAAAATG GCAAGGGTGCATAGCAGAAGTGGCAGATTTGCAGAGTTTTCTGACCCTAAACTTGATGGGGAGTACTCCACGGAAGCTTTTGATCTAACACTTAAGCTGGCTCTATCATGCACGTCACTTAAGAAAGAAAGACCATCTATGGAGCAGGTTGTTGAAAGATTAAAGGAGACCCTTGAGATATCAACAAGGGCAAAAGCCGGTGCTCCTCAAACTACGCCAGAACAGTCTTTCACGTCATAA